One genomic region from uncultured Cohaesibacter sp. encodes:
- the glmU gene encoding bifunctional UDP-N-acetylglucosamine diphosphorylase/glucosamine-1-phosphate N-acetyltransferase GlmU — MTHRTCQAIILAAGHGTRMKSKTPKVLHKIAGLSMVGHVAHAAHQADVDQVALIVGPDMDPVLQAARQMHPSVVACEQTDRLGTAHAVLAAREALKEAKDDVIVLFGDTPLLRAETISAMREKLAEGFDVVVLGFRTDTPDPYGRLLESDGNLLAIREAKDCTPEEFQINFCNGGIMGFSGEHLLELLDKIENNNSQGEYYLTDAVELANAQGLKVTAIEAPESELQGVNSRAHLAKVEATFQQRARQEAMDNGVTLTAPETVFFAYDTKLGQDITIEPNVFFAPGVTVADNVTILANCYFEDAEIGEGCAIGPYARLRPGTVLEAKAKVGNFVEIKKSLVEEGAKVNHLTYIGDARIGSKANIGAGTITCNYDGFNKFKTDIGKGAFIGSNTSLVAPATIGDGAIIGAGSVITDPVNADDLAFTRARPIIKAGWAAQFRYKKSKDSK, encoded by the coding sequence CGCACATGCCAGGCAATCATTCTGGCAGCCGGACACGGCACCCGCATGAAATCAAAAACACCCAAGGTCCTTCACAAGATCGCCGGGCTGTCTATGGTTGGTCATGTGGCCCACGCCGCTCATCAGGCCGATGTCGATCAGGTCGCCCTCATCGTCGGACCGGATATGGACCCTGTTTTGCAGGCTGCCCGCCAGATGCATCCATCCGTTGTAGCTTGCGAGCAGACAGACCGTCTGGGCACTGCCCATGCGGTTCTGGCCGCACGCGAAGCGCTGAAAGAGGCAAAGGACGATGTCATCGTGCTTTTTGGCGATACCCCGCTCTTGCGCGCAGAAACAATCAGCGCCATGCGCGAAAAGCTGGCAGAAGGCTTTGATGTTGTCGTTCTGGGCTTTCGGACAGACACACCAGATCCTTACGGGCGCCTGCTCGAATCAGATGGCAATCTGCTTGCCATTCGCGAAGCCAAAGACTGCACCCCCGAGGAATTCCAGATCAATTTCTGCAACGGTGGAATCATGGGCTTTTCTGGCGAACATTTGCTCGAGCTTCTGGACAAGATAGAAAACAACAATTCCCAAGGCGAATATTATCTCACCGATGCGGTGGAACTGGCCAACGCGCAAGGGCTCAAAGTGACAGCGATCGAGGCCCCAGAATCCGAGTTGCAAGGGGTCAACAGCCGCGCTCATTTGGCCAAGGTCGAAGCGACATTCCAACAAAGAGCCCGTCAGGAAGCCATGGATAATGGTGTTACACTGACCGCGCCAGAAACTGTTTTCTTTGCTTATGATACGAAATTGGGCCAAGACATCACCATTGAGCCAAACGTCTTTTTCGCACCCGGCGTAACCGTGGCGGACAATGTCACCATTCTGGCCAACTGCTATTTCGAAGATGCAGAAATCGGCGAGGGCTGCGCCATTGGCCCCTATGCGCGTCTACGTCCGGGCACAGTTCTGGAAGCAAAAGCGAAGGTGGGTAACTTCGTGGAGATCAAAAAATCTCTTGTAGAAGAGGGCGCAAAGGTCAACCACCTGACCTATATCGGCGACGCACGCATCGGCTCCAAGGCGAATATCGGCGCAGGCACTATCACTTGCAACTATGATGGCTTCAACAAGTTCAAGACAGATATCGGCAAGGGCGCCTTCATCGGCTCCAACACATCTTTGGTGGCTCCGGCAACCATTGGAGACGGTGCAATTATTGGCGCAGGCAGCGTTATCACAGATCCTGTTAACGCTGATGATCTGGCATTCACACGCGCAAGACCCATCATCAAGGCAGGCTGGGCCGCACAGTTTCGTTATAAAAAGAGCAAAGATTCCAAATAA
- the glmS gene encoding glutamine--fructose-6-phosphate transaminase (isomerizing) has product MCGIVGILGKEAVAPQLVDALKRLEYRGYDSAGVATINQNKLDRRRAAGKLRNLEQLLSENPLPGTIGIGHTRWATHGIPNEINAHPHQAGNVAAVHNGIIENFRELREELTAKGHKFETETDTETVVHLIHDEMQAGKRPIEAVSAVLGRLEGAFSLAIIFGGEEDLMIGARRGSPLAVGHGDGEMYLGSDSFALAPFTDEVTYLEEGDWVVLTRTSATFYNEDNMHVERQATTALASANIVDKGNYKHFMEKEIHEQPEVIQHTLAHYVDFANGTVRFKGKLPFDFATLNRISLSACGTAYYAGVVAKYWFEKLSRIPVDMDVASEFRYREMPMQENGLALFISQSGETADTLASLRYCKQEGQHIASIVNVPESTIARESDVIFPTLAGAEIGVASTKAFTCQLSVLLALAIMAGRARGTISAEEEQAYVKALSELPKFIRQALKADNTIADLAHELSKVKHVLYLGRGTNFPLAMEGALKLKEISYIHAEGYAAGELKHGPIALIDETMPVVVIAPDDSYYDKTVSNMQEVAARDGRIILITDESGAKKNALEDSTTIVMPTVPDVIAPIVFALPVQMLAYYTANFMGTDVDQPRNLAKSVTVE; this is encoded by the coding sequence ATGTGTGGAATTGTCGGAATTCTTGGTAAGGAAGCGGTAGCGCCACAATTGGTGGATGCCCTCAAGAGGCTTGAATATCGCGGCTATGATTCCGCCGGTGTCGCCACAATCAACCAGAACAAACTCGACAGACGCCGCGCCGCTGGCAAACTGCGCAATCTGGAACAGTTGCTGAGTGAAAACCCATTGCCGGGCACCATCGGCATCGGCCACACCCGTTGGGCGACCCACGGCATTCCAAACGAGATCAATGCGCATCCCCATCAGGCTGGCAACGTGGCTGCCGTGCATAACGGCATCATCGAGAATTTTCGCGAGTTGCGCGAAGAGCTGACGGCCAAGGGGCATAAATTCGAGACGGAAACCGACACCGAAACTGTCGTGCATCTCATTCATGACGAAATGCAGGCTGGCAAGCGCCCCATAGAAGCCGTCTCCGCCGTTCTGGGTCGACTGGAAGGCGCGTTTTCTCTCGCAATCATCTTTGGCGGCGAAGAGGACCTGATGATCGGTGCCCGCCGAGGCTCTCCTCTGGCCGTTGGTCATGGGGATGGCGAGATGTATCTGGGCTCTGATTCCTTTGCCCTTGCGCCTTTCACCGATGAGGTGACCTATCTGGAAGAAGGCGACTGGGTGGTCCTGACCAGAACGTCGGCCACTTTCTATAATGAAGACAACATGCATGTCGAACGGCAGGCCACCACGGCACTTGCGTCTGCAAACATCGTGGATAAGGGCAACTATAAGCATTTCATGGAAAAGGAAATCCATGAACAGCCCGAAGTGATCCAGCATACGCTGGCCCATTATGTGGATTTTGCCAACGGAACAGTTCGCTTCAAGGGCAAACTGCCATTTGATTTTGCTACCCTTAACCGCATCTCGCTTAGCGCTTGCGGCACGGCTTACTATGCAGGCGTGGTTGCCAAATACTGGTTTGAGAAGCTTTCCCGCATTCCGGTCGACATGGATGTCGCCTCCGAATTCCGCTACCGCGAAATGCCGATGCAGGAGAATGGGCTGGCGCTCTTTATCTCCCAGTCGGGCGAAACCGCCGATACACTGGCATCCTTGCGCTATTGCAAACAGGAAGGCCAGCATATTGCCTCCATCGTCAATGTGCCCGAAAGCACCATCGCGCGCGAAAGCGATGTCATTTTCCCGACCCTTGCCGGGGCAGAAATCGGCGTCGCTTCAACCAAGGCCTTCACCTGCCAGCTCTCGGTTCTGCTCGCCCTTGCCATCATGGCAGGCCGTGCGCGCGGAACCATTTCGGCTGAAGAAGAGCAAGCCTATGTCAAGGCACTAAGCGAGTTGCCAAAATTCATCCGTCAGGCATTGAAAGCAGACAACACCATCGCCGATCTGGCCCATGAACTTTCCAAGGTCAAGCATGTGCTTTATCTGGGCCGCGGAACCAACTTCCCGCTGGCCATGGAAGGCGCATTGAAACTGAAGGAAATCTCCTACATTCACGCCGAAGGCTATGCGGCAGGAGAGCTCAAGCACGGCCCGATCGCGTTGATTGATGAAACCATGCCGGTCGTCGTTATCGCTCCTGATGACAGCTATTACGACAAGACCGTTTCCAACATGCAGGAAGTCGCCGCCCGCGATGGCCGGATCATTCTCATCACCGATGAGTCGGGCGCCAAGAAGAATGCGCTGGAAGACAGCACGACCATCGTCATGCCCACCGTGCCAGACGTCATCGCACCGATTGTCTTTGCCCTGCCTGTGCAGATGCTGGCTTACTACACCGCCAATTTTATGGGTACCGACGTGGACCAGCCACGCAACCTTGCCAAATCCGTAACTGTAGAATAA
- a CDS encoding GNAT family protein: MPLILRTLTLEDLPLYRALIAPKQAFHRLNGPYLGMPTEADQNKKIMEFGFELTKPNPSFNFQLVCDGEDGRILGEVSYYWKDQRTNWLEVGIVLFNQSDWGRGIGSKALPMWIDKQLAERPALVRIGLTTWSGNAGMMALAEKIGLKQEACYRKARILDGKYFDSLSYGILREEWEALREQQQHTPSASVIQS; encoded by the coding sequence ATGCCCCTTATCCTGCGGACCTTAACGCTTGAAGACCTGCCACTATACCGCGCCCTGATAGCCCCCAAACAGGCGTTTCATCGTCTCAATGGCCCATATCTGGGAATGCCGACAGAAGCAGATCAGAACAAGAAAATCATGGAATTCGGTTTCGAGCTGACCAAGCCGAACCCGTCATTCAATTTTCAACTGGTTTGTGATGGAGAAGATGGCCGGATTCTGGGTGAGGTCTCCTACTACTGGAAAGACCAGCGAACCAACTGGCTGGAGGTGGGCATTGTCCTCTTCAATCAATCAGATTGGGGCAGGGGCATCGGCTCTAAGGCCTTGCCCATGTGGATAGACAAGCAATTGGCTGAGCGGCCTGCACTTGTGCGGATCGGACTGACAACATGGTCCGGCAACGCTGGCATGATGGCTCTTGCAGAAAAAATCGGTCTGAAGCAAGAAGCCTGCTACCGCAAGGCTCGCATTCTCGATGGGAAATATTTTGACTCGCTGAGTTACGGCATCCTGCGCGAAGAATGGGAAGCGCTGAGAGAACAGCAGCAGCACACGCCTTCAGCCTCGGTCATTCAGAGCTGA
- a CDS encoding YbaN family protein — MKRFQQPLYLLAGLVLTGIGIVGAFLPLLPSTIFFILATFCFARSSPRLEAWLLQHRVFGPPVLAWRDHKAIPRKAKYFAFGGMALGFAMFVTAVQPGVWLLIPVILFFAGSALYVGTRPDGPDD, encoded by the coding sequence ATGAAAAGGTTTCAACAGCCCCTCTATCTGCTTGCGGGTCTCGTCTTGACGGGCATTGGCATTGTGGGCGCTTTTTTGCCTCTGCTGCCTTCGACCATATTTTTTATTCTGGCCACCTTCTGTTTTGCCAGATCGTCACCACGGCTTGAAGCTTGGCTCTTGCAGCACAGAGTGTTTGGGCCACCGGTTCTGGCATGGCGCGATCATAAGGCGATACCGCGCAAGGCTAAATATTTTGCCTTTGGCGGCATGGCGCTGGGCTTTGCCATGTTTGTTACGGCGGTTCAGCCCGGCGTCTGGCTTTTGATCCCGGTGATCCTGTTTTTTGCCGGTTCTGCGCTCTATGTGGGCACACGGCCGGATGGTCCGGACGACTGA
- a CDS encoding DUF502 domain-containing protein, whose amino-acid sequence MTSKNNEEKKGPLDRGRLTFGARVRNYFLTGLVIAAPIGITLYITWAFIGWVDSTVKPYIPHIYNPDNYLPFSVPGVGLVFSFLILTILGFLTANFVGRSLLTFGEVFVGRMPLVRNLYNALKQIFETALSQKGKTFTKAVVIEYPRRGLWALAFVATETTGEVAHRIEEKEKPGDAHQGYISVFLPTTPNPTSGFLLFVPRRDIIMLDMSVEDAAKLVVSAGLVSPEFIAKHAVEEDHEKAQKLIDIEVDDEEKAPSSKDQLSSLKKAKSKESEPAE is encoded by the coding sequence ATGACATCGAAGAATAATGAAGAAAAAAAAGGCCCACTGGATCGCGGCAGGCTTACCTTTGGTGCCCGCGTGCGAAACTATTTCCTGACCGGCCTCGTCATCGCAGCCCCAATCGGGATCACGCTTTACATCACATGGGCCTTCATCGGCTGGGTTGATTCCACCGTAAAGCCCTATATTCCGCATATCTACAACCCGGACAACTATCTGCCATTTTCCGTTCCGGGAGTGGGACTGGTCTTTTCGTTCCTCATCCTGACGATACTGGGCTTCTTGACAGCGAACTTTGTCGGACGTTCCCTATTGACCTTCGGTGAGGTGTTCGTTGGGCGGATGCCGCTCGTACGCAATCTTTACAATGCCCTCAAGCAAATTTTCGAAACGGCTCTTTCGCAAAAGGGCAAGACCTTCACCAAAGCGGTGGTTATCGAATATCCTCGCCGCGGCCTCTGGGCGCTTGCTTTCGTTGCCACTGAAACGACCGGCGAGGTGGCCCACCGCATTGAGGAGAAAGAAAAGCCGGGAGATGCCCATCAGGGATATATCTCGGTCTTCCTGCCAACCACCCCGAACCCGACATCCGGTTTCCTGCTGTTTGTACCACGCCGTGACATCATTATGCTCGACATGAGCGTTGAGGATGCCGCCAAGCTCGTGGTATCAGCCGGTTTGGTCTCTCCTGAATTCATCGCAAAGCATGCCGTTGAAGAAGACCACGAAAAGGCCCAAAAACTAATCGACATAGAGGTGGATGACGAAGAAAAGGCCCCATCATCAAAGGATCAACTTTCTTCACTCAAGAAAGCAAAATCCAAAGAGTCAGAACCTGCCGAATAA
- the recG gene encoding ATP-dependent DNA helicase RecG, producing MRPNRLNHYFASLTTLKGVGPKIGQSFARLLRGDVLLEARRIDLLLHMPVAVIDRSLQPALAEAPDGVIVTLCLTIDKHLPPPRHNKRVPYRILAHDETDEITITYFHANGGYLERQMPVGSVRYVSGKLERFNGVPQITHPDHVVSEDDFATMPLIEPVYPLTAGLSGKMVHKTVEACLEDLEPLPEWQEKALLDREGWPAFHEALDRIHNPLGLADLDLKSNARRRLAYDECLASQLALSLVRSNVKKAKGLARLWEGKLKAALTEALPFTLTGSQQQAIAEIEEDLALPELMLRLVQGDVGSGKTMVALMAAADVIESGAQVAMMAPTDLLARQHYQSVKALCESVGIRVAVMTGKDSAGVKRQTLKALEQGDIDFLIGTHALFQQSVVFAELGLAIVDEQHRFGVHQRLTLSDKGVATDLLVMTATPIPRTLVLTHYGDMDVSLLTEKPAGRKPIETRTMSLDRLGELVGRLNTALEKGAKCYWVCPLVEESEVLEVTAAEDRHESLKKVFGDKVELIHGRMSADEKKAAMEHFKDGDAQILVATTVIEVGVDVPEATIMVIEHAERFGLAQLHQLRGRVGRGDKASSCILLFQGPLGNIAKERLNMMRETEDGFRIAEADLRLRGEGDVLGTKQSGMPGFRVTDPEVHKDLMEMARKEARLIIEMDPGLTGKRGDALRDLLYLFGRDEAIRLLKAG from the coding sequence ATGCGCCCGAACCGTCTCAATCACTATTTTGCGTCCCTGACGACCCTGAAAGGTGTCGGCCCGAAAATCGGTCAGTCCTTTGCGCGGTTGTTGCGCGGCGATGTGCTTTTGGAAGCGCGTCGGATCGATCTGCTGTTGCATATGCCCGTTGCTGTTATTGACCGCAGTTTGCAGCCTGCGCTCGCCGAGGCTCCAGATGGCGTGATTGTGACGCTGTGCCTGACGATCGACAAGCATCTGCCGCCACCACGGCATAACAAGCGGGTGCCCTATCGCATTCTGGCCCATGACGAGACCGACGAAATTACGATCACCTATTTCCATGCCAATGGCGGCTATCTCGAGCGGCAAATGCCGGTTGGTTCTGTGCGATATGTTTCGGGCAAGCTGGAGCGCTTTAACGGCGTTCCGCAGATAACGCACCCGGATCATGTGGTATCCGAGGATGATTTCGCCACCATGCCGCTGATTGAGCCGGTTTATCCTTTGACCGCCGGGCTATCAGGCAAGATGGTACACAAGACTGTTGAGGCCTGTCTTGAGGATCTTGAGCCTCTGCCCGAGTGGCAGGAAAAGGCTCTGCTCGATCGTGAAGGTTGGCCAGCCTTTCATGAAGCGCTGGACCGCATTCATAATCCTCTGGGGCTGGCGGATCTTGATCTGAAATCCAATGCCCGACGTCGGTTGGCTTATGATGAATGTCTGGCCAGTCAGCTTGCGCTGTCGCTGGTGCGCAGCAATGTGAAGAAAGCCAAGGGGCTGGCGCGTCTTTGGGAGGGCAAACTCAAAGCTGCGCTTACAGAGGCCCTGCCCTTTACGCTCACAGGGAGCCAACAACAGGCTATCGCCGAGATTGAGGAAGATCTGGCCCTGCCCGAGCTGATGCTGCGTCTGGTTCAAGGCGATGTGGGCAGCGGCAAGACGATGGTTGCCTTGATGGCGGCAGCGGATGTGATCGAGTCTGGCGCACAGGTGGCCATGATGGCTCCGACAGACCTTTTGGCACGGCAGCATTATCAGTCCGTCAAAGCGCTTTGCGAGTCTGTCGGAATTCGCGTCGCCGTGATGACGGGCAAGGACAGCGCCGGAGTGAAGCGACAAACGCTCAAGGCGCTCGAACAGGGGGATATCGACTTTCTCATCGGAACCCATGCCCTCTTCCAGCAGTCTGTGGTGTTTGCCGAGCTGGGACTGGCCATCGTTGATGAGCAGCATCGGTTTGGCGTACATCAGCGTTTGACGCTGTCTGACAAAGGTGTGGCGACCGATCTTCTGGTGATGACGGCGACGCCAATTCCGCGCACCTTGGTACTTACCCACTATGGCGATATGGATGTATCGCTGTTGACCGAAAAGCCAGCCGGTCGGAAGCCCATTGAAACCCGCACCATGTCGCTTGACAGGCTTGGAGAGTTGGTCGGTCGGCTCAACACTGCGCTTGAAAAAGGCGCCAAATGCTATTGGGTCTGCCCGCTGGTTGAAGAATCCGAAGTGCTTGAAGTCACCGCCGCAGAAGACAGGCACGAGAGCCTCAAGAAGGTGTTTGGAGATAAGGTTGAGCTTATTCATGGCCGGATGTCGGCTGATGAGAAAAAAGCGGCGATGGAGCATTTCAAGGATGGTGATGCCCAGATCCTTGTTGCCACCACTGTGATTGAAGTGGGGGTGGATGTGCCCGAAGCCACTATCATGGTGATCGAACATGCCGAGCGCTTTGGCTTGGCGCAGTTGCATCAGTTGCGCGGGCGTGTCGGGCGCGGTGACAAGGCCTCTTCCTGCATTTTGCTGTTTCAGGGTCCTTTGGGCAATATCGCCAAGGAGCGGCTCAATATGATGCGCGAAACCGAGGACGGCTTCCGCATTGCTGAGGCCGATTTACGCCTGCGGGGCGAAGGCGATGTACTTGGGACAAAGCAATCTGGCATGCCAGGCTTTCGCGTTACCGACCCTGAGGTGCATAAGGATCTGATGGAAATGGCGCGCAAGGAAGCGCGTCTCATCATAGAGATGGATCCGGGGCTTACCGGCAAACGCGGGGATGCCTTGCGTGATCTGCTGTATCTGTTCGGAAGAGATGAAGCCATTCGGCTTTTGAAGGCTGGATAG
- a CDS encoding succinate dehydrogenase assembly factor 2 — translation MSHGTTRSSEGLDVRHKKILMRAWHRGVKEMDLMLGRFVDNELDNLTDDELDQLEMLMDQHDRDLMQWFTNELPVPEAFDCPMFHRIKHYHKNFESGLL, via the coding sequence ATGTCCCATGGCACCACCCGCAGCAGTGAAGGTTTGGATGTACGGCACAAAAAGATTTTGATGCGTGCCTGGCACCGTGGCGTCAAGGAAATGGACCTGATGCTGGGCCGCTTCGTCGACAACGAGCTGGACAACCTCACCGATGATGAATTGGACCAGTTGGAAATGCTCATGGACCAGCATGACAGAGACCTGATGCAGTGGTTCACCAATGAGCTGCCAGTGCCTGAAGCATTCGATTGCCCGATGTTCCATAGAATCAAGCACTATCACAAAAATTTCGAGTCCGGGCTTCTCTAG